The following are encoded in a window of Arctopsyche grandis isolate Sample6627 chromosome 4, ASM5162203v2, whole genome shotgun sequence genomic DNA:
- the LOC143910780 gene encoding LOW QUALITY PROTEIN: soluble guanylate cyclase 89Da-like (The sequence of the model RefSeq protein was modified relative to this genomic sequence to represent the inferred CDS: substituted 2 bases at 2 genomic stop codons) yields MYGMLLESVQHFVQLEYGEDMWMSALDEVGCRHTVFNTHQQYPDTLMPALAAALARISGKTADDFMHFFGKCFVRYFSNIGYDEMIKATGRYFCDFLQSVDNIHLRMRFTYPRMKSPSMYLRAVDDDGAELVYRSTRQGFSNYFKGQLIEIAQQLYSIDLDIKEIQKIKLPSDEFKHTYRLNFNNKEYMRVVQEKSAKSKDAGLPSVSASVLLQLFPFGVLLDKSMKVISAGEKVIGAWGGPKEAFLGQPVTDLFRVRRPKGAPFDFNSLRYLQSVLFELELVRCAVPSKTKTTKSESLDENPARPCKVHNKVFVXVXLKPYMYKYVFTLGTELLDRRGSQGARSILLKGQMFFLKDLTALVFLCSPLINSLDELLSTGLFLNDLNLHGLSRELVLSGWQHCSRLELMCERAEQRSGELERSLQLLDRWKSRGDELLYSMIPRTVADRLRRGQNPLTTCQTFDSVTVMFCALEELKSSGVQTREKVMETVTVMNSVFSCFDQLLDYYKVYKVETVGQVYMVVSGAPETSEDHAEQIADAALAMLNGAHALHLPHAQNVRVKIGVHSGPAVAGVVGLKVPRYCFFGDTINTASRMQSSGMVGRIHISKTTAELLSFRYKVKPRGMVTVKGKGEMETFWLEANDDEGKPENDGDSIIKAIQKVSLIN; encoded by the exons ATGTATGGAATGCTACTAGAGAGCGTTCAGCACTTCGTGCAg TTGGAATACGGGGAAGATATGTGGATGTCAGCTTTAGACGAAGTGGGATGTCGGCACACAGTCTTCAACACACATCAA CAATATCCTGATACTTTGATGCCGGCTTTGGCAGCGGCATTGGCTCGCATTTCTGGTAAAACAGCAGATGATTTCATGCACTTTTTCGGAAAATGCTTTGTTCGCTACTTCAGCAATATAGG ATACGATGAAATGATTAAGGCGACCGGTCGCTATTTTTGCGATTTTCTACAATCTGTGGATAATATACATCTTCGAATGAGGTTTACATATCCTCGCATGAAGAGTCCTTCTATGTATTTGAGAGCTGTAGACGACGATGGAGCCGAACTTGTATATCGCAGCACCAGACAAGGATTCTCCAACTATTTCaaag GGCAATTGATTGAAATAGCGCAACAATTGTACAGTATCGACTTAGATATAAAGGAAATACAAAAGATTAAGCTCCCTTCGGACgaattcaaacatacatatagattaaattttaacaataaagaATAT ATGCGTGTAGTACAAGAGAAGTCGGCTAAGAGTAAAGATGCTGGACTGCCATCAGTTTCGGCTTCTGTCTTACTTCAGCTATTTCCATTTGGTGTATTGTTAGATAAAAGTATGAAAGTGATATCTGCAGGTGAAAAAGTGATTGGTGCTTGGGGCGGTCCTAAGGAAGCGTTTCTTGGTCAGCCAGTGACTGATTTGTTTCGTGTTCGTCGTCCAAAAGGAGCCCCCTTCGATTTCAATTCC CTTCGCTATTTGCAATCTGTGCTTTTTGAGCTAGAATTGGTGAGGTGTGCTGTACCGTCTAAAACTAAAACCACAAAATCTGAAAGTTTAGATGAAAATCCGGCTCGGCCTTGTAAGGTTCATAATAAAGTGTTTGTTTAAGTTTGAttaaaaccatatatgtataaatatgtatttacgctAGGTACCGAGCTGTTGGATAGACGAGGCAGTCAAGGAGCGCGAAGTATTCTGTTGAAaggtcaaatgttttttttgaaAGATTTAACAGCATTGGTGTTTCTTTGCAGTCCACT aatAAACAGCCTTGATGAATTACTTTCGACGGGACTATTTTTAAACGATTTAAATCTGCATGGTTTGTCGCGTGAATTGGTTCTGTCCGGTTGGCAGCATTGCTCCAG attGGAATTGATGTGCGAAAGGGCAGAACAGCGCTCTGGAGAGCTAGAAAGATCGCTGCAACTTTTAGATCGCTGGAAAAGTCGTGGAGATGAGTTATTGTATTCCATGATTCCACGCACGGTAGCAGATAGATTGAGGCGTGGTCAAAATCCACTTACTACGTGTCAG ACATTTGATTCTGTGACGGTGATGTTTTGCGCTTTGGAAGAACTTAAATCATCAGGTGTTCAAACTCGGGAGAAAGTAATGGAAACCGTTACAGTTATGAATTCAGTATTTTCTTGTTTTGATCAATTGTTGGATTATTACAAAGTTTACAAG GTGGAGACTGTAGGTCAGGTTTACATGGTAGTAAGCGGTGCTCCAGAAACAAGCGAGGATCATGCTGAACAAATAGCAGATGCTGCTTTGGCCATGTTGAATGGAGCACACGCTTTGCATCTTCCTCACGCGCAGAATGTTAGGGTAAAAATAG GCGTTCATAGTGGACCAGCTGTCGCGGGCGTAGTGGGTTTGAAAGTACCGAGATATTGTTTTTTCGGCGACACTATAAATACAGCTAGTCGGATGCAGTCTAGCGGAATG GTAGGACGTATTCATATCTCTAAAACTACTGCGGAACTATTATCGTTTCGTTACAAAGTTAAGCCCAGAGGAATGGTAACAGTGAag GGAAAAGGTGAAATGGAAACATTTTGGTTGGAGGCGAACGATGATGAGGGCAAACCTGAAAACGACGGTGACTCGATTATAAAAGCTATACAGAAAGTCtctttaatcaattaa
- the LOC143911398 gene encoding acyl-CoA Delta-9 desaturase-like: protein MLYAAAREQSPTTNFGNGSKMEYLNGNTSSKNDGKGAAEIVAEEICEKDIDRNIGTDPNFKRQIVWSNCFGFLLLHAGALYGAYLGVVETKIVTLPYAIFIAWLSGEGITIGAHRLWTHRSFKSTPLLSTVLMIMQTMAGQNCIWVWSRDHRQHHRYADTDADPHNARRGFFFSHMGWLMSRKHPLVIKMGKNINMEDLNVDPTVMLQKKYYYLLYFIFAVYIPVAIPVYCWNESWKVSLFLNYFWRYVVILHITWCVNSVAHIFGNKPFDKNILAVESRFTSFISLGEGWHNYHHVFPWDYRTAEFGTPLQLTSQIIEGLARIGMASNLKHVSADMIKARAKRTGDDTYETQISSLGSEWIYVHIHM, encoded by the exons ATGTTGTATGCAGCGGCTAGAGAACAATCTCCAACTACAAATTTTGGAAATGGATCAAAAATGGAATATTTAAATGGGAATACTTCATCGAAAAACGATGGTAAGGGTGCAGCGGAGATCGTGGCAGAAGAAATCTGTGAAAAGGATATCGATAGAAACATTGGAACCGATCCCAACTTCAAAAGACAAATAGTTTGGTCCAACTGTTTCGGATTTTTGTTACTTCATGCAGGTGCTCTGTATGGAGCATACCTAGGAGTCGTGGAAACAAAAATAGTAACTTTACCATATG CGATTTTTATTGCTTGGCTATCCGGTGAAGGTATTACTATTGGTGCTCACCGTTTGTGGACTCATCGTAGCTTTAAATCCACGCCACTTCTATCGACTGTACTAATGATAATGCAAACAATGGCTGGACAG AATTGCATTTGGGTATGGTCACGAGATCACAGGCAACATCATCGATATGCAGACACTGATGCAGATCCCCACAATGCCAGAAGAGGCTTTTTCTTTTCGCATATGGGTTGGTTGATGAGTCGGAAGCACCCATTAGTCATCAAAATGGGCAAGAACATCAACATGGAAGACTTGAATGTAGATCCAACAGTCATGTTACAAAAGAA ATACtactatttactttattttatatttgctgTATACATACCAGTGGCAATTCCCGTGTACTGTTGGAACGAAAGCTGGAAAGTATCATTATTTCTAAATTACTTTTGGCGATACGTGGTCATATTACATATAACCTGGTGTGTCAATAGtgtcgcacatatttttgggaatAAACCTTTTGATAA AAATATATTAGCGGTAGAATCCAGATTTACATCCTTTATAAGCTTGGGAGAAGGCTGGCACAACTACCATCATGTATTCCCATGGGACTATAGGACTGCTGAGTTTGGAACACCCTTACAATTAACTTCTCAAATAATCGAAGGATTGGCACGTATCGGAATGGCTTCTAATTTGAAACATGTATCTGCAGATATG ATTAAAGCAAGAGCTAAAAGAACCGGCGATGACACATATGAGACACAAATAAGCTCATTAGGATCGgaatggatatatgtacatatacatatgtaa
- the LOC143911397 gene encoding uncharacterized protein LOC143911397 yields the protein MWVRISILVALVLMWWCGGVFPASTTHLTQPSMSSYESMKGDMGLERCGMNDSYHNMELLWPCNLPVLLPIRDDKMAELPLVCFAFYDMALRWCEKEAKFEDIFKLPSTSEACVSGNGSLHFALVNSHSKYSHTRPYVSALASALENQTLCQHICYSVNGKPEALCSLVLNGNLELASSHPTSSVVEAKPKSVDVPIPAVKLPPQPPPNAKVNVTKAIQLETPQIPKVDTIKLKDEVNLPAPPKEVKNPIPVEQAVSYLPLYTKNVKAETSAVAETDTKLTSETGNQPTRENTVAKYPPQVEDKIIQSPIEQSKADDTEYFDGSEDGIDDSGGLSMINAADKSTSQSKHFSVQETQVVNKMDLIPESNLNGAYSVPFGDAEDSNFFTYFIFAIGIFILGYVVYHNKNKVLGLLVEGRRNSNTGRRRGVSSSTAYRKLDCTLEEAVSSTPPSHGPNIVY from the exons ATGTGGGTGCGCATTTCTATTTTGGTGGCACTGGTGCTGATGTGGTGGTGTGGAGGAGTCTTCCCCGCCAGCACCACTCACCTCACCCAACCTTCGATGTCTTCGTACGAGTCGATGAAGGGCGACATGGGCCTCGAGCGTTGCGGCATGAATGACTCATACCACAACATGGAACTGCTCTGGCCTTGCAATTTGCCGGTATTGTTGCCTATCAGGGACGACAAAATGGCAGAGCTGCCTCTGGTCTGTTTCGCGTTTTACGACATGGCTCTCAGGTGGTGTGAAAAGGAAGCCAAGTTCGAAGACATCTTTAAGTTGCCTTCTACCAGCGAGGCTTGCGTTTCGGGGAACGGCTCGTTACATTTTGCCCTCGTTAATAGTCATTCCAAATACTCGCACACTCGCCCCTACGTCAGTGCTCTGGCTTCGGCTTTGGAGAATCAGACCCTCTGCCAGCACATCTGCTACTCTGTGAACGGCAAACCGGAGGCTCTCTGCTCGTTGGTATTGAATGGTAATCTTGAACTAGCGTCCAGTCATCCGACTTCTTCGGTTGTCGAGGCTAAACCAAAGTCCGTTGATGTCCCCATTCCCGCAGTTAAATTACCCCCTCAACCTCCGCCGAATGCCAAAGTAAACGTAACCAAAGCCATCCAGCTGGAAACACCGCAGATTCCAAAg GTTGACACAATCAAATTGAAGGATGAAGTCAATTTGCCAGCACCACCCAAAGAAGTGAAAAATCCTATACCTGTAGAGCAGGCGGTTTCCTACCTACCATTATATACGAAAAATGTGAAGGCTGAAACTTCAGCTGTTGCAGAAACAGATACCAAACTTACGAGTGAAACTGGAAACCAACCGACTCGAGAAAATACTGTTGCGAAATATCCGCCCCAAGTTGaagataaaattattcaaagccCGATAGAACAAAGCAAAGCAGATGATACTGAATATTTTG atGGTAGTGAAGATGGGATAGATGATAGTGGTGGACTTTCGATGATCAATGCTGCAGATAAATCTACAAGTCAATCGAAGCACTTCAGCG TTCAAGAAACGCAAGTAGTGAATAAGATGGACTTAATACCAGAGAGTAATTTGAATGGAGCTTATTCAGTTCCATTCGGTGACGCTGaggattcaaatttttttacatattttatttttgctattGGCATATTTATATTAGGCTATGTCGTATATCACAATAAAAACAAG GTACTCGGACTTTTGGTTGAGGGTCGACGTAATAGTAATACTGGTCGGCGAAGAGGCGTTTCGAGCAGTACAGCTTATCGTAAATTAGATTGTACATTGGAGGAAGCTGTCTCGTCCACTCCTCCTTCTCATGGACCAAACATAGTGTATTAG